A part of Aegilops tauschii subsp. strangulata cultivar AL8/78 chromosome 2, Aet v6.0, whole genome shotgun sequence genomic DNA contains:
- the LOC109759066 gene encoding tyrosine N-monooxygenase-like, with protein MTLGTLVIMVTLLVYFVLKNKRVLLSQQQRGRRGRLPPGPATLPIIGNMHQLILNKPAVFRWIHGLLKEMNTDIMCLRLGATHVIVVACPQIACEVLRKKDEVFASRPTTFASGLFSFGYKGSIFSPHGEQWKKMRRVLTVEILASSMERKLYHLRKEEYDHLVRYINKTYCSDMACPGNIVNVRHVTQHFVGNMIRRLVFGKRYFSDLPASSTSGPGHDEVAHVATLFTALNHLYSFCVSDYFPALIGLDMDGQEKVSKDAMQTLNRLHDPIIEERIHERSSTLEKCGEKKEARDFLDVLVHLKDAEGQPLLSLQEIRAQTAEMMFAAVDNPSNAVEWALAEMMNVPEIMQKATEELDTVVGKDRLVEESDIPRLNYLKSCIREAFRIHPYHALNVPHVAMADTTVAGYTIPKDSHILLSRLGLGRNPKIWTEPLEFQPERHLNTANVLLTDPGLRFISFSSGRRGCPGMSLGTSMTMMLFARMLQGFTWTKLPGVKSISLQERNAGLALAKPLVLQATPRLAAHLYIYDPAKKI; from the exons ATGACTCTTGGTACTCTTGTTATCATGGTGACTTTGCTGGTGTATTTTGTCTTGAAGAATAAAAGAGTGCTATTGTCCCAGCAGCAACGGGGGCGACGAGGCAGGCTGCCCCCAGGGCCTGCCACGCTGCCCATCATCGGTAACATGCACCAGCTGATTCTGAACAAGCCAGCGGTATTCCGGTGGATCCATGGCCTGCTCAAGGAGATGAACACAGACATCATGTGCCTCCGTCTTGGGGCTACTCATGTCATTGTTGTCGCATGCCCACAGATAGCCTGTGAGGTACTGCGAAAAAAAGATGAAGTTTTCGCCTCCCGTCCCACCACCTTCGCCTCAGGCTTATTCAGCTTCGGGTACAAGGGCTCCATCTTCTCACCACACGGAGAGCAGTGGAAGAAGATGAGGCGTGTCCTCACTGTTGAGATCCTCGCCTCGTCCATGGAGCGAAAGCTCTACCACCTCAGGAAAGAGGAGTACGACCACCTTGTGAGGTACATTAATAAAACTTATTGCAGCGACATGGCATGTCCAGGCAACATTGTCAACGTCCGTCATGTAACCCAACACTTCGTTGGTAACATGATAAGAAGGCTTGTGTTCGGTAAAAGATACTTCAGTGACCTACCAGCTTCATCCACTAGTGGGCCTGGACATGATGAGGTGGCACATGTTGCCACTCTCTTCACGGCCCTCAACCATCTCTACAGCTTTTGCGTGTCCGACTACTTCCCAGCCCTTATAGGCCTTGACATGGATGGCCAAGAAAAGGTTTCGAAGGATGCCATGCAAACACTCAACCGGTTGCATGATCCCATTATAGAGGAGCGGATCCACGAAAGGTCATCCACTCTTGAGAAATGTGGTGAAAAGAAAGAGGCGAGAGACTTTTTggacgtcctagttcatctaaaAGATGCAGAGGGACAACCATTGCTGTCCCTACAAGAAATTAGAGCACAAACAGCG GAAATGATGTTTGCAGCAGTCGATAACCCATCTAATGCGGTTGAGTGGGCACTTGCTGAGATGATGAACGTGCCAGAGATCATGCAAAAAGCAACTGAGGAACTCGACACCGTTGTCGGTAAAGACAGACTAGTCGAAGAGTCTGACATTCCTCGGCTAAACTATCTCAAATCGTGCATCCGGGAGGCCTTCCGCATACACCCATACCATGCTCTTAATGTACCCCATGTCGCCATGGCGGACACAACTGTTGCTGGCTACACAATCCCCAAGGATAGCCACATACTTTTAAGCCGGCTTGGACTTGGCCGCAATCCCAAGATCTGGACTGAACCATTGGAGTTTCAACCTGAGAGGCATTTGAACACTGCGAATGTACTTCTCACTGATCCAGGCCTACGTTTCATTTCATTTAGCAGTGGGAGGAGGGGTTGTCCTGGGATGTCACTTGGTACCTCTATGACAATGATGTTGTTTGCAAGGATGTTGCAGGGATTCACTTGGACAAAGCTTCCCGGCGTTAAGAGTATCAGTCTCCAAGAACGCAATGCGGGCCTTGCACTAGCTAAACCCCTTGTTCTGCAAGCTACACCACGTTTGGCTGCACATCTCTATATATATGATCCAGCTAAAAAGATTTAA